Proteins co-encoded in one Lineus longissimus chromosome 11, tnLinLong1.2, whole genome shotgun sequence genomic window:
- the LOC135496405 gene encoding protein IMPACT-like: MESEDNISRQADEIEALSAIYGDEWCVIDEDAHTFCIRIDKDEDAKKNAQKLSVCLQIIFPPNYPSDCPPIYQINAPWLKGDERIEMENAMGDVYIENVGESIVYLWVEKIREVLQGRESRNGDQVVSGRKNISLETDDGDDEFDLTMVAQYHYQPDTAIELVSNKDAVECPPIYHGEPLTDRRSTFQPHLAPVLYKEQVDMVLRKLYENKKIANATHNIMAYRIFKSEPSPRYIQGCDDDGETHAGSRVLHLLQITDVQNVMVVVTRWYGGILLGPDRFKHINNCARNILEAHDYIHSKDDKKGQKKSSKKGKK, from the exons ATGGAAAGTGAGGACAACATCAGCAGACAG GCTGACGAGATCGAAGCCCTCTCTGCAATCTACGGAGACGAATGGTGTGTCATTGATGAGGATGCTCATACATTCTGCATCCGCATTGACAAGGATGAAGACGCCAAGAAAAATGCTCAAAAATTGTCCGTGTGTTTACAG ATCATTTTCCCCCCAAATTACCCAAGTGATTGTCCACCCATTTACCAAATCAA tgcTCCGTGGTTGAAGGGGGATGAGAGGATTGAAATGGAGAATGCAATGGGAGATGTTTATAT AGAAAATGTTGGTGAAAGCATTGTCTACCTCTGGGTTGAGAAGATCAGGGAGGTATTACAGGGCCGGGAAAGCAGGAATGGCGATCAAG TTGTGTCAGGTCGGAAGAACATCAGCTTAGAGactgatgacggtgatgatgaattCGATCTGACTATGGTTGCTCAATACCACTACCAACCAGATACAGCTATAGAACTTGTATCCAATAAAGATG CAGTGGAATGCCCTCccatttaccatggtgagcctTTAACAGACAGAAGAAGTACATTCCAACCCCATCTAGCACCGGTGTTATACAAAGAGCAAGTGGATATGGTGCTACGCAAGttatatgaaaataaaaaaatagccAATGCCACACATAACATAATGGCTTACAG AATCTTCAAGTCCGAACCGAGTCCACGTTACATCCAAGGTTGTGACGATGATGGAGAGACACATGCTGGCTCAAGAGTTTTACATTTACTGCAG ATCACAGATGTTCAGAATGTGATGGTTGTGGTAACACGCTGGTACGGTGGCATTTTACTCGGTCCCGACAGATTTAAACACATCAATAACTGTGCAAGAAATATTCTAGAAGCACATGATTATATACACAGCAAG GACGACAAGAAAGGacaaaaaaagtcatcaaagaaaggaaagaaatgA
- the LOC135495787 gene encoding 2,4-dienoyl-CoA reductase [(3E)-enoyl-CoA-producing], mitochondrial-like, with product MAAMRIKFSCANYFSKSLLNFNCRLVENFVHRSAFSTSRIISADAGNEEMYNKLFPVVKTPMLPPDTFKNKVAFITGGGTGLGKSMTKMFSKLGAQVVISSRKSDVIQATADEISGETGNKVLAFACDVRDPKLVKSTVDSMVETVGLPDIVINNAAGNFISPTERLSSNAFKTILDIVLYGTVNVTMEVGKRLIKAKKGASFLSITAMYTQNGSSFVVPSATAKSAVEMLHKSLALEWGRHGMRFNCIAPGAFYTKGAFSRLDPTGQFMDSEARKQMSIQRLGETEEVCNLATYLCSDYASWMTGAVVKFDGGNLGDMGAELREVSEAHWDKLEAMIRSVKGS from the exons atggctgccatgaGAATAAAATTTTCTTGTGCAAACTATTTTAGCAAATCTTTGCTAAATTTCAACTGCCGTCTTGTAGAAAAT TTTGTCCATAGAAGTGCTTTTTCAACCAGCAGAATTATCAGTGCTGATGCCGGTAATGAGGAGATGTACAACAAGTTGTTCCCAGTCGTGAAGACACCAATGCTACCTCCAGACACATTCAAAAACAAAGTTGCATTCATCACCGGTGGCGGGACCGGACTTGGCAAAAGCATGACAAAAATGTTTTCCAAGCTAGGTGCCCAGGTTGTGATCTCTAGCAG AAAATCTGATGTTATACAAGCAACAGCAGATGAGATATCTGGTGAGACTGGGAACAAG GTATTGGCATTTGCGTGTGATGTTCGGGACCCGAAACTAGTCAAAAGTACGGTGGACAGCATGGTTGAGACTGTTGGTCTACCAGACATTGTAATAAATAATGCTGCAGGAAACTTCATATCGCCAACTGAACGGCTTTCAAGTAACGCATTCAAAACAATCCTAGATATAGTCTTATATGGAACTGTCAATGTCACTATGGAGGTAGGAAAAAGACTCATCAAGGCAAAGAAAG GTGCCTCCTTCCTCTCCATCACTGCCATGTACACGCAGAATGGCTCAAGTTTCGTTGTCCCAAGTGCTACAGCCAAGTCTGCAGTTGAGATGCTGCACAA ATCTCTGGCTCTAGAGTGGGGTCGACATGGTATGAGATTCAACTGTATTGCCCCTGGAGCTTTTTACACTAAG GGTGCATTTAGTCGCCTGGATCCCACCGGGCAGTTTATGGATTCTGAAGCCAGGAAGCAGATGTCGATCCAGCGACTTGGAGAAACTGAGGAAGTCTGTAATCTTGCCACGTATCTCTGCAGTGACTATGCAAGCTGGATGACTGGGGCA GTTGTGAAATTTGATGGTGGTAACCTTGGCGACATGGGTGCAGAGCTGAGGGAAGTCTCGGAGGCGCATTGGGACAAACTAGAAGCCATGATCAGATCAGTCAAGGGATCCTAG
- the LOC135495596 gene encoding xaa-Pro dipeptidase-like: MAPSTHVQLGDSFKVPLKLHQLNRERLCQRLKEKNVAAKSVVLLQGGEAANQYCSDRELLFRQESFFQWAFGVAEPDCFAAIQVDTGKAVLFVPKLPDAYAIWMGKLEEPSFFRDKYAVDECYYVTEMEEVLSKMAPSVLLTLNGKNTDSGSTCKEATFPGITKYKVDNKTLHPEIVECRVFKTDFELELLRYTHKISSEAHKAVAAALKTAKHEFELESIFQDYTYRKGGMRLLAYTGICAGGGNSSILHYGHAGAPNSAELKRDGLFLIDMGGEYHCYASDITTTVPVSGKFSEQQKKIYNAVLEANRNVFNAVKPGVNWVDMHKLAERTILTHLRTHGLVKGDIEEMMAVNLCAVFMPHGLGHFLGIDVHDVGGYPEGTERIDQPGLKSLRTVRDLQPRMCITIEPGCYFNDVVIDEALANPAKAKFLVAEEINKFRGMGGVRIEDCITVTETGAENFVDVPRTVEEIEQLMASG, translated from the exons ATGGCGCCGAGCACCCA cGTCCAGCTTGGAGATAGCTTCAAAGTCCCCCTGAAGTTACATCAACTGAACAGGGAGAGGCTGTGTCAGAGACTGAAGGAAAAGAATGTTGCGGCTAAAAGTGTTGTGTTACTTCAAGGTGGAGAGGCTGCAAATCAGTATTGCTCAGACAGGGAGTTACTCTTCAGACAG gagTCCTTCTTTCAGTGGGCATTTGGTGTAGCAGAACCAGATTGCTTTGCCGCCATTCAAGTGGATACTGGCAAGGCTGTACTCTTTGTGCCAAAGTTACCTGATGCCTATGCAATATGGATGGGCAA GCTGGAGGAGCCGTCGTTCTTTAGAGATAAATATGCTGTTGATGAATGCTACTACGTTACTGAG ATGGAGGAGGTTTTGTCCAAAATGGCCCCGTCTGTTTTACTGACCCTG AATGGAAAGAATACGGACAGTGGGTCAACATGTAAAGAAGCTACATTCCCTGGCATAACCAA ATACAAAGTTGACAATAAGACTCTTCATCCAGAAATTGTTGAGTG TCGTGTTTTTAAAACAGACTTTGAACTAGAACTCCTGAGGTATACTCACAAGATTAGCAGTGAGGCTCACAAAGCA GTTGCTGCTGCACTGAAAACTGCCAAACATGAATTTGAGTTGGAGAG TATCTTCCAGGATTACACATACAGGAAAGGAGGCATGCGCTTGTTGGCATACACTGGCATCTGTGCAGG TGGTGGCAACTCTTCAATTCTTCATTACGGACATGCTGGAGCCCCAAACAGTGCTGAACTCAAAAGAGATGGACTTTT CCTCATTGACATGGGTGGCGAGTACCACTGCTATGCATCAGACATCACAACAACTGTTCCCGTCAGTGGCAAATTCTCCGAACAACAGAAGAAAATCTACAATGCTGTGCTGGAAGCCAACAGAAACGTATTCAATGCTGTGAAGCCAG GCGTCAACTGGGTCGATATGCACAAGCTTGCTGAGCGTACCATCCTGACCCACCTGAGAACCCATGGGCTCGTGAAGGGTGACATCGAAGAGATGATGGCTGTCAACCTGTGCGCTGTTTTCATGCCACATGGACTGGGACACTTCCTTGGTATCGATGTGCATGATGTTGGTGGCTACCCTGAG GGCACAGAACGGATTGATCAACCCGGCTTGAAAAGTTTGAGGACCGTCAGAGATTTGCAGCCACGAATGTGCATAACAATCGAACCAGGCTGTTACTTCAATGATGTG GTAATCGATGAGGCTCTGGCAAATCCCGCTAAAGCCAAGTTCTTGGTTGCTGAGGAAATCAACAAATTCAGAGGAATGGGAGGG GTCAGAATTGAGGACTGCATAACGGTAACTGAAACTGGTGCTGAGAACTTTGTCGACGTTCCGAGGACTGTTGAGGAAATCGAACAGCTGATGGCTTCCGGCTAA